A genomic stretch from Psilocybe cubensis strain MGC-MH-2018 chromosome 1, whole genome shotgun sequence includes:
- a CDS encoding Succinate/fumarate mitochondrial transporter — translation MYHRRLADKQTGKTSIGNIFIAGLGAGVTEAVAIVTPMEVVKIPLQAQQHSLADPLEAPRYRNAGHAVYTIIREEGISTLYRGVSLTPLRQATNQGANFTAYQEIKKLAHKYQPDLVELPSYQHMMIGLISGAMGPFSNAPIDTIKTRLQKAKATPGQSSFQRIFAIAADMWKMEGVRSFYKGITPACCAWHPGRRSCSRFMNA, via the exons ATGTACCATCGTCGGCTTGCCGATAAGCAAACAGGGAAGACGAGCATTGGGAATATCTTCATTG CCGGTCTTGGGGCTGGAGTGACGGAAGCTGTTGCCATCGTGACGCCCATGGAAGTGGTGAAGATTCCTCTGCAAGCTCAACAACATTCATTGGCCGATCCTCTTGAAGCGCCTCGGTACCGTAATGCTGGTCATGCTGTGTACACCATCATTCGTGAGGAAGGAATCTCGACATTGTATCGTGGTGTCTCTTTGACGCCACTGAGACAAGCTACGAATCAGG GTGCCAACTTCACCGCGTaccaagaaatcaagaagctCGCGCATAAGTACCAGCCAGACTTGGTCGAGCTACCATCCTACCAACACATGATGATTGGTCTTATCTCTGGAGCTATGGGTCCGTTCTCAAATGCACCAATAGACACTATCAAAACTC GTCTACAAAAAGCCAAAGCAACTCCAGGCCAATCCTCCTTCCAGCGCATATTCGCGATCGCGGCAGATATGTGGAAGATGGAGGGCGTGCGGTCATTCTACAAGGGCATCACCCCCGCGTGCTGCGCGTGGCACCCGGGCAGGCGATCGTGTTCGCGGTTTATGAACGCGTGA